Proteins encoded by one window of Desulfovibrio legallii:
- a CDS encoding HdeD family acid-resistance protein, whose amino-acid sequence MSAERTNKFDWSCLLIGVLFLFVALIAFRNPAANLAAITIVFAMAALFKGILLIRQRGGSTLRLVVGILDVAIGVIFLFNLGFSMAIMPYIFAFWFIMTSIDALVYSWPLKLWNKGLYIFTLILNVLCVILGFFMVVNPLSSILTMSFLAGFYFMSAGIVSILLAFGRPRT is encoded by the coding sequence ATGAGTGCAGAGCGTACAAATAAGTTTGATTGGAGTTGCCTGCTTATTGGAGTGCTGTTTTTGTTTGTGGCGCTTATCGCTTTCAGGAATCCTGCGGCCAATCTGGCGGCTATTACCATAGTTTTTGCTATGGCAGCCCTGTTCAAGGGAATTCTGCTGATCCGTCAGCGCGGCGGCAGCACCCTCCGGCTGGTCGTCGGCATTCTGGATGTAGCCATTGGTGTGATATTTTTGTTCAATCTTGGTTTCTCCATGGCTATTATGCCGTATATTTTTGCCTTTTGGTTCATCATGACTTCCATTGACGCCCTGGTCTATTCCTGGCCGCTGAAACTGTGGAACAAGGGACTGTATATTTTTACGCTGATACTGAACGTTCTTTGCGTTATTCTGGGCTTTTTCATGGTAGTTAACCCCCTTTCCTCCATCCTGACCATGAGTTTTCTAGCCGGCTTCTACTTCATGAGCGCGGGCATCGTGAGCATCCTGCTGGCCTTTGGTCGGCCGCGGACATAG
- the fliW gene encoding flagellar assembly protein FliW, with protein MARNKEVIIDTRLGQRSIDMDKVVRFPRGLAGFETERDFILLQIRPEAPLLILQSVHTPQVGLLVADPYSFLDKSYAPVLGPAERQLLQLEDPAEAVLLVTVSIPVGVPEQAALNLTGPIFINHKVRLGVQAPQSVEGPQQINMHTLKPVAPADPADPVAPAEPAAPPEAPAE; from the coding sequence ATGGCACGGAACAAAGAAGTAATCATCGATACGCGCCTTGGGCAGCGGAGCATCGATATGGACAAGGTGGTGCGTTTCCCGCGCGGCCTGGCCGGCTTTGAAACCGAGCGGGACTTTATCCTGCTGCAGATCCGCCCGGAAGCGCCGTTGCTCATCCTCCAAAGCGTGCACACGCCTCAGGTGGGCCTGCTGGTGGCCGATCCTTACAGTTTCCTGGACAAATCCTACGCGCCGGTTCTGGGCCCGGCGGAACGGCAGCTGCTGCAACTGGAAGACCCGGCCGAAGCCGTGCTGCTGGTCACCGTGTCCATCCCTGTGGGTGTGCCGGAGCAGGCCGCCCTCAACCTTACGGGCCCCATCTTCATCAACCACAAGGTGCGGCTGGGCGTGCAGGCGCCCCAGAGCGTGGAAGGCCCGCAGCAGATCAATATGCACACCCTTAAGCCCGTGGCTCCCGCAGACCCCGCAGACCCCGTAGCCCCCGCGGAGCCCGCAGCCCCGCCCGAAGCGCCCGCGGAGTAA
- the csrA gene encoding carbon storage regulator CsrA encodes MLILTRRPGESLYLGENIRITVLGMQGKQVRLGLEVPEETTVYREEVYRRVVEENRRALATSNNDLMVAAELWHGTKK; translated from the coding sequence ATGCTGATTTTGACGCGACGCCCCGGAGAAAGCCTCTACCTGGGCGAAAATATCCGCATCACCGTGCTGGGGATGCAGGGCAAGCAGGTCCGCCTTGGCCTGGAAGTGCCGGAAGAAACCACAGTGTACCGCGAAGAAGTCTACCGGCGGGTTGTGGAAGAAAACCGTCGCGCCCTTGCAACCAGTAACAACGACCTTATGGTGGCTGCTGAACTATGGCACGGAACAAAGAAGTAA
- a CDS encoding flagellar hook protein: MAIRVTQQSMYNTVVSQMQSNLAAYMESNEQGSTQKKINRPSDDPAGTYRVLMARDDISATKQYQSNVDTATGWLELADNVLGTQLSTAITSLKSLAEQASTGTYSAENRQQIADQAREIFGQILNLSNTRYEDKSIFAGQRYTGSAFEESLALTSWDENWDKAIDAGAYTIQGASDTSMMVQFTSDGTLGTNELNYRWSKDGGTTWSDGTVAAGSREIVADGVTITLADGQNLAVSAADTTLGAGADNGTLLYIRPTAVYQGDDNDPPPDMTIMGGPTGLEATATGSFGSNVLVRVDSDVDLNAAGTEFGYSYSTDSGATWVPATAVSTGTGTVRLPVPGGYTDLDAGSAASSTVTAGTQVLIHPARADLDLEILQDTYISINSVGKDIFGGYYNGQATMTGDTNLFEVAGNFVAYCENNNQEGCQQVLAQLESVQQSVLTQVARIGGLENRVSTASDVLSFQKLDQEERLSYIEDIDLTELLSKLTRQQLTYQTVLQSSSLIMQMSLANYL, translated from the coding sequence ATGGCCATCCGCGTGACGCAGCAGTCCATGTACAATACCGTGGTCAGCCAGATGCAGAGCAACCTGGCCGCCTATATGGAGAGCAACGAGCAGGGCTCCACTCAGAAGAAGATCAACCGGCCTTCAGACGACCCGGCGGGCACGTACCGCGTGCTCATGGCCCGCGACGACATCAGCGCCACCAAGCAGTACCAGAGCAACGTGGATACGGCTACCGGCTGGCTGGAGCTGGCCGACAACGTGCTGGGCACCCAGCTGAGCACGGCCATTACCAGCCTGAAAAGCCTGGCCGAACAAGCCTCCACGGGCACGTATTCGGCGGAGAACCGACAGCAGATCGCCGATCAGGCCAGAGAAATTTTCGGCCAGATCCTCAACCTTTCCAATACTCGGTACGAGGATAAGAGCATTTTTGCCGGGCAGCGCTATACGGGCAGCGCCTTTGAAGAAAGCCTGGCCCTGACCAGCTGGGACGAAAACTGGGACAAGGCCATTGACGCGGGCGCATACACCATCCAGGGCGCGTCGGACACATCCATGATGGTGCAGTTTACCAGTGACGGCACCCTGGGCACGAACGAGCTGAACTACCGGTGGTCCAAGGACGGCGGCACTACCTGGAGCGACGGCACGGTGGCCGCCGGCAGCCGGGAAATTGTGGCCGACGGCGTAACCATTACCTTGGCCGACGGCCAGAACCTGGCTGTAAGCGCGGCAGACACCACCCTGGGCGCGGGGGCGGACAACGGCACCCTGCTCTATATCCGGCCCACGGCCGTGTACCAGGGCGACGACAACGACCCCCCGCCGGACATGACCATTATGGGCGGCCCCACAGGCCTTGAGGCCACGGCCACCGGCAGTTTTGGCAGTAACGTGCTGGTGCGGGTGGACAGCGACGTGGACCTCAATGCGGCGGGTACGGAGTTCGGCTATTCCTACAGCACGGACAGCGGGGCCACCTGGGTGCCGGCTACGGCCGTGAGTACGGGCACGGGCACGGTGCGCCTGCCAGTGCCGGGCGGCTACACGGACTTGGACGCAGGCAGCGCCGCCTCCAGTACTGTCACGGCAGGCACGCAGGTGCTCATCCATCCCGCGCGCGCCGACCTGGACCTGGAAATTCTGCAGGATACCTATATCTCCATCAACAGCGTGGGCAAGGATATCTTCGGCGGCTACTACAACGGCCAGGCCACCATGACGGGAGACACCAACCTGTTTGAGGTGGCGGGCAACTTTGTAGCCTATTGCGAGAACAACAATCAGGAAGGCTGCCAGCAGGTGCTGGCCCAGCTGGAAAGCGTGCAGCAGAGCGTGCTTACCCAGGTGGCCCGCATCGGCGGGTTGGAAAACCGGGTCAGCACGGCCAGCGACGTGCTCAGCTTTCAAAAGCTGGACCAGGAAGAGCGCTTGAGTTATATTGAAGATATCGACCTTACGGAATTGCTGAGCAAGCTGACCCGGCAGCAACTGACGTACCAGACCGTGCTGCAGTCCTCATCCTTGATCATGCAGATGAGTCTGGCCAATTACCTCTAG